The genomic DNA cttttcacatgtacggctagtaagccaggtttctgctatcttatatttgtgcatctggttattcctgcctaagagcagaaccttacatttgtccctgttgacattcattttgttagcttgggcccagttctccaatctgttaagataATTTTGAATtctaattctgtcttctgcagcattagccacctgtcccagtttggtgtcacctgcataTTTGATGAGCGTCCTCACAATTGcttcatccaagtcgtttatGAAGACATTGAATGACAACAGGATCAGGACAGAATCCCACTACAGTGTTAGACTAGTGGAGTGTGAAGTTCAGCTGCTGGAGTTGCAGACCAACTTGCCTTCCCAGGAGATAGTTTAAAAAGAAGCTGCAACATAGTTTCTGAATCTTGAAGTTCCCTCTGTGTGTTTATTACTTGCTAACAAATGTTAAACAACCTTGCAAGATAACTTTCTGGTTGAGTTACCAAGTAAATGGCACATTCTGAGCTACAATTCTTAGGTTAGAAAGATGGGAGGTGAGGGCCAAAGcctaatttacagtggtaccttgggttaagaacttaattcgttccggaggtccgttcttaacctgaaactgttcttaacctgaagcaccactttagctaatggggcctcccgctgccgctgcgccgccagagcacgatttctgttcttatcctgaagcaaagttcttaacctgaagggttatttctgggttggcggagtgtgtaacctgaagcgtatgtaacccgaggtaccactgtatttactttcAAAATGGCATGTTGTCAAATCCCATTGCTGTAGGAAAAAAGTCTCATTTTCCTATGAGATTTGGAAGTGATACCAAATTCAGATAGGACACTGTGGTACAAATCTGACGAGGAATTTATTTGCTTTTAGCATACAGGTTCAGTTAATATTCCTTTCTGGAGTGGGAGGTGCTTTATAATAAGAGGACCATATTACCAAAGTGTAATAATTTTTCTTGGCAATTCAAGAGGACATTGATACGAATTCCTGTTGGTTGACAAAGTTCATCTGGAGTAGTCACGTACTAACCTTAGCTTTAGCAATTAATGCTGCTCTAAATTTTATATAAACTCTTACctagagtacagtcatacctcatgttgcttTCCACTCTTCTTACAGActgggggtcagcaacctgcggctccggagccgcatgcggctctctgacaggtctcccgcggctccagcacgccccctttcaatgcactttcaataataattaaatggttatcggcaaaaaaagggccaaaaaacccatgaataatccgcatcaacgttgaacagctgggcggtctttctcagccctctcggggttcccgaggacagacccaagattgatgtccaccttgaccactcccagagagaggaagcgacttcttcacaccaataagcgtgtggggagggctgagcttttaccacctcggcgtgccgattggcaggacagatcgcccgccttggcgcataggctcggagccggggccggGGCCTTACCGACAAgttagccactgaggatgaaggcgggaggcgggaacgggagagcgatgcttcgtccggccaatgagccgccgggatgcctgttcctgtttgaggggaacatgcctgtttgaggggaacatgagggtggcgttagggcggggagaagaaggagctgggctttgcgagttttcgagagagagagagagagagaaaagagtcgggataataaaggcggcgggaggtggcggcggcgattggagcggcccctgttctgagcagcccctgtcgggcggaatccttttcaaagcggccgcgcggagggcggagcaggcgggccaggcgtcgccgtgacgggagggcggtgatggtcaccgacaggatgaagtagagctgctttggggcggcggcggcgaaaacgtccgggctgcttctgaaacctccgccaaccggcgcttcgccagcgctcgctgcgggcggtgtacatgctcaacgacggccccaagggcggctcgggggcctgGAGCCCCGAgaccggcgcgctgcagtgcctggcgcgattccccccctcaaacctgttttttgcttttttgctttttgccttgctctcccacccccctctctttttcttcctcccctccttttttaatccaaggggagaaatcccatttttaaaacaaacaaacaaacgaaaaacaaacaaacaccccccacagctgctgcagccactctatttgaatttttattattacccttttctccctctatccccccttttcttttctcttccccttttgtttttgttttcaaaaaaaggaaaaagaagaaaaagattttccccctttatttttattttttaaactactacatatttttaatattctccccaccccaccccaccccacccccaatttatatttttccaccccacttttccattcccacccccctttttctttctttattagttcgcttgccaacctatcttagagggggaagccctctctcccacccaccacacccccccaaaacaactttgagctgaaccccaaaaaacgggggtagatcactgctgaaagtagatcacagtttcttgggagttggccacccctggtataagacatgtaactagaataaaaattttaaaaaaccaagcaaataattgtaataactactgtaataaagccctgctataattatatataatttccctaaaattttggtttcattcgcctttccgtgctgaaatgtcacaacctgaacgaccatggcttgccccccccccccagttttgattctgggtacgcccctgagtcaatgcaaaaaagtaagaacttattcttgttgtttttactaattatactttgcattggctcctatacgttatttattattattgcattaaggtaagaaacaatatatgcagcattatatttgttttaaatgtcgcaatggttttgcggctcccagttgttgttttttcctttggaaacgggtccaagtggctctttgtgtcttaaaggttgcagacccctgttacagactttcagcttacgaatgcggcaaacctggaagtgtttacttcttggttcgccgcatgcgcagaagcaaccTGCAtgcttcgcacatgtgcagaagcactcgaTTGCGCCACGCACATGAGCACAAGAggcgctctagttgcggactttttggggtgcgaacggcaccccgaaacagattacgtccgcaactagaggtaccactgtatatggtgaTACTTCTGTTTGTGTTTTAAATGATACTAGTTTTGTCATTAAGTTGCAATAAATGCTTCTCTGGAGTGAACTGTACAGAATATAGTTTGTAAGCTAGCTGTCCATCTGAATTGTTCCCTTGTCATTACTGCTAATTGACAAGACAAGCCTTGGAAAAGGTTATCTCAAACTGTAAGAGAGAAAAGTTTAAATAACAAGGAATGCTTCTCATAAGAGACCGCCAAATGATGCTCAGCCTGTTTGCATAAGTGTAGGTGTCAGAAATCCATTGCCTAAAAGGCAGTGCCTGTGTCTTCCCACTGCTGAAAAGGACACCCAGCAGCATGCTCTGTATTCAGATTTTCTCATTAGAACCTAGTGGATCAGCTAGTAAAGTAACCAGTGGCAAAGACCACAGACTCAAGCTtgtaactgaaattaatcaaTTGGTTTATTGTTAGTCAAAAttgcatttaaagaaaaatactTCACCtataaagggacccaggtggcgctgtgggttaaaccacagagtctagggcttgctgatcagaaggtcggcggttcgaatccctgccacagggtgagctcctgttgctcggtcccagctcctgcccacctagcagttcgaaagcacatcaaagtgcaagtagataaatagggaccgctccggcgggaaggtaaacggcgtttccgtgcgctgctctggctcaccagaagcagctttgtcatgctggccacatgacccggaagctgtctgcggacaaacgccggctcccttggcctatagagcgagatgagcgccgcaaccccagagtcggacacgactggacctgatggtcaggggtccctttacctttacctttacttcaccTATAAAATAATACTGGGAAAATGCATTGCAGTGTTGATGAAAGCAATATAGGACTTAACTTGTCGTCGTCCTCATTTGTTCCCCTGCACCCCCACTCAGGtttgggaagaggaggggaaagagaattaTGTTGCTCTTGAGGAAGTTGTTCTGCATGCACAGTTGGCTAAAATTCTTAGACACAGTCGCAATAGTTAACAGGCTTTTTGCTCCCtgtgagagtacagtggtaccccgggttacgtacttaatccattccgagttacagtatgtaacccgaaaaggacataacccgaacaattcgttctgcgcatgcgcagaccgggAAAACCCGAAAACGTGAAAAAcgctctgcacatgtgcaaatcgCGCGTGCgctgggttgcgcttccgggttagcggagttcgtaacccgaagcgtacgtaacccgaggtacgactaaTACAAAAGGTTTGCTCATTCAGTGCAATTGTGTATTTAATGGGCTTCTGTCTTGAGGATTGTCCATTCAGAGTCCTAGTAGTGTGAGTACTTGCACAGCTCTGTGAGTTGATAAAGACTGATCAGATACTGTGCTAATCCATAATCTGGATATACAAAAGAGTTTAGGGGATGCTCCCTGATCCTCCATTACAACTCCCTTTATTGTTTTGTTTACctggttttattattttactggTTTGTTTATTGATAATCTATTCAATGTTCATTGTGATTTGTGTAAAATTAAACTACTTTgcagcctccattgcatccttaCTATGCCGTCCGGCAGAGCTTTTCCAGGTAGTGCGGAGCCTTACACAACCAatggtagctcactgtgactttTTTGCTAAGCATTTTGAGAATAAAATCACTTGTATCCATCGGGACCTTGACTCTGCAAGGCACAGGGTGCAATCCACCCTAGCAGATCAGGGCCTTTGGATGTTGCCAAGGCGTTGTCtcgtgctgctgacttgcatctagtaaataacttaagtgtctactcagaagaaagctgcactaggttcagtgggccttactcccaggtatgcaTGGAGGGAgggctatagtgttttatctaggtAGACAGGGCTTCTCCGGGTGACAATCAAtatctttttgcaccaggtcagtgaggaccacttgctttttaaaattctcccatatatacagaactccctgtCTGCCTTTTGGACTGTACCTGTAGGTTTCCCTCTTTGTGTCAATTAACTTtggtcaaataagtgttgtttaTTTCTTATGGGAGATGGATCTCCCtgggaggttctggactctccttccttggaggtttctaagcagaggtgggatggccatctgtcatggatgctttagctgagtttcattgcagggggttgcactagaaagatgacccttggggtctcttccagctccatgattttatatttttttctgctacaacaatatttaattatgttcctttcattttatgtattttgtataaaaaatttaaaaataaaatatgttctatttacaaacaaaacatttaaatagctacctttctaccagtAGGATGgggggcatgggtgtagccaggacttttgttagtggggcaggcttttgttaggagGGGGGCAGAacttcagatttgtattgattatTACTTACTGGTGGCATctgtcccccgccccccttggctacactcATGGGGGGaatacaggaaggaaacaaggttgggGACTCCTAGAGAGCATTCTCTGACACCGCTGGACTCTTCGGAACCCGAATTTTCCTTTTGGACTTTTTAGAGAATGTgctttgccctccctcccttcctgcctcCTCACAGCAATCGGGTTGCTCCCTGTCGTCCACCATAGCCTGCAGCAGACCCAGAAGTCTCAGTCACTCAGGCTGGGATGAGGAACATTTGGCACCCCAGAAATTGCTGAAGTCCCAACTTCTATTATCTCTCACAATTTGCTATGCTGGCTGTGGCCGATTTGAGCTGGAGTGGAGCAACATGTGTAGGGCCATGGGTTATTCATCCCTAGTAtagtagattcccccccccccccccaattactgaTAATGATCAGTAGAATCAAGCAAGGATTTCAACAAAAACAAAGCTGGGAGAATGAAGGTCAGAGCTTGagcctccttttttttaaagaaatctgcaaCCTTTTGTGGTTACTTAGTGGCTTAATATGTTAGAACTAATTTGAACTGAGAAGAAATGAAtatcaaaaaataaaagtaaaatcttTGAGAGAAGAATCCAGGTGGATACTTCCCTTGTTTTCTTTGGGCTTCCTGTTTTGACGCTTGAGGTAGGAACACTTCTTTGTATGATTGTTTGCctttctaattaaaagctaaaggtCGCATTTAAACTGGCACAGAAAGCTCAGTGTGCTTTACAAGTTGAATCTTtacaggtttactcagaagtactgTTGAATGCTTGGCTGCTTGCTTCCAGATAAGTATGCTAGGAATCAGAATGTGATGGGGCAGTTGAAATGGCAGTGTTTCATAGTTAGAATACAAAAGAACTCTTCTATCCACCTTGTTGAAATAActtgtattattagtattattaggtGGTGTTTACATGTATTATTCATTTGTTAAGTGTTATATCTTCTCAGGTTTTGGATTTTCTCTAGGTGACATTTCCCTAGTGGCATATGATTGTGATTGGATCAGATCATTTTTATGGAAATAGTTAAGCAATCCATAATTGTGAGGGTCTTAAATGAAGGAGCTTAATGCCTAAAATCTGGTTTTCATTATCCCTTCTCTGTTCTCGTAATAAAATTTCTTGGACACAAGAATCAAACAAACGTACATAAAGCCCAAGATGCATAACTTCAGTATCGGTGTTGATGAATTTGTATGATATTGTTGTGGAACTAGACTTCATAGCTGCTTACTAGAAGCTTCTGTTTAGTTACCAGGCCCAGCCATAATTTGTAGACCCTTGACATACAGGGTGTAGATCTAGGTTTCTGTTCAATGTAGGTTTTATAATCAGACTTCAAATCTACTACTTCCTTAAATTTTAAATATGCCCTCAAAACTCCATAGAAGAGTAATATATTCCCCAGAAATCTttaatgctttagttgaggtgCCAAGTTCCGCACAGCATTGGGGTGGCTCATCgcatgtgcatgacatcacacatgcaACACGCTTGTTGGGAGGAGGCTGCGAGGCCCAGGGAGGGCTTCTGCTACCATGGGTAAACCCAATGTGGCCCTCCACTGCCACGGGGAGAAGAAAGGGGCCCCTCTGCAGCCACAGGGAAGCATGCTATCAGACATTATGACATATCGAAATATCATTATATTTAGATGGTGATATATTGCGatattgaaaaccaggtatcacccagccctacgtACATGTTTGCCTTATTGCGTTCTATTTAGGGTAAATGTGtcttcttggagtaaaatataacagaatcaACAAGACTTCAAACCATAATATCAGTTACTTCAGGCGTTTCTTTAAAAAGTTACTCAATTTAAAGGTATCTGAAAAGCTAGTCaggcctttctttttaaaatgtgttccaaAGTGGTTTCAGCTTGTCTGAACCAGCATTCACTGGCTTTGATTTGTATGGACAAGCTGTGGCTTGTTGTACAGGGTTCAGTGGTAAATTGAGACTCAGCCTTACCTTAGCTCTTGTGTTGATCAGTTTGTGTTGTTGTGCTCCagttcagtgttagaaactgagatgtgaaacttgggagctaaatggcaccgtaaacctaggttatgggcgcaacaaggGAATGTCTAGGTACACTTTTTTAACAACAAGAATACgatgctgaaaatgaatgaactgcagctaaaatattatgttcatgtttcacatggtctagtccttcccctgcccacccccctggtgttcttaagagggtctcttctccagtcttcagaaagtagctggaagtggggaggcagaaaaagttccttctttcctcccactctagttttaatctgaaattttaggcgGATTCCTGAGCCCAGAGCCCAGAAACagcttgtgctaatgaaattccctgtcgcaaaatgagCCTTAAAGAAATAGGAGTTTTGAATACTGCTCCAGTTATTTTATTATCATATTGATGGGAAGACGCAAGTTAACTATTTTACTAACTTTTCGGTGAATCTGACATGTGCAAATATATTTTCACTAAAGACtggctgcaaaagaaaaaagggcatGTAAAATGTGATATATTGCTGTGATCTTTTTAGTAAAATTGGTCACTAGCATCATCATTTCTTGACCCATCTAGTTGGGATATACGGTACTTAAGGTAGGGTGAGCTCGAGTTCTAACAAGGACTGAACCAAGGCCTGCAACTGGCCAAACTTGCATATTGGCAAATAATAGATTtttagggcggttcacaaaaatgAAACATCATGTGCAACAATGTTTTCAGACTTGTTTGATGTGTAAGTTTTTTTTCCAGAATTTTTTTTGATacagattttgttttaataatgaaGTACTAACAAGAATTCTTTCAGAGCGTTAGTTCTATCATGCAACAGCAAGTTATCACTCTGCTTtggaacactttttaaaagaaagcctgactagcttttcagatactgtttaattgaataactttttgAAGAAATGCCTTAAGTAACTGATATTATACtttgaagtcttgtttattctgttatacTTTACTCCAAGAAGAGGACTcatttatcctaaatagaacCCAATAAGCCCAACATATATGtacaaaatatgtttttaatgtgaTCCCATTGAGATACCAGGATGAAATTTTGCTGGAAGCtcttagaaatatgaaataattaatACAATTTGGGgaaattttaaaatcatttttaatcacttaaaaaattaaattgcgtaacttaactttaaaatttaaaataagtcCATGTACCATATCATATTAAAacccatgaagttctgaagagattAGTATATTTAGTTTTGAAATATCTCGATTCTGGGCTcagcttttaaggtttttgtgtagtCTGGCATGGCCagaattgtcttttttttttaaatttcaaaccctcataactcaGAAACAGGACAAgataagaaaatatttttttagatttaaacttagttctGATCATTCAATAAGTGtacaaaattttaagaaaattggatgaccTGAGGTAAAAGATTCATTAAAAATTGAACCAGTTTATATGGAATGACCCATGAGTATTGATAATATCAGATTAAATTAAATATCTTTTATATTATCACTAATGTAAAGGATATTTGGAAATGTATTCGGAAGGAAAATCACATGAACTGTGTGTGTGACTTTTAATAATCTAAACAAAATTAAGTGAAATAGTCATCCATTATGTTGGAAGTGTACATTGCACACTGGTACACTTAACTTCATTTATGATGGAGTTAGCAAATGAGTCTTGGAGGAAATATGGGATAGGAGATCCAACTAATATTCTCCTATTTTTCTTGCCTGAAGCTAGAATTCAGCATAAGGTGTTAATTCCATACATCAGTGGGCCatagcaccctggggtgccttgaatgatggtcaggggtgccgtgagcagcactggcctctgtccctcttcccttccctcccttcctctgatgtcCTCTTGCGTTTCTGcctgctctgcaggcaaggggtgacctaactgggctcctgagcccgccaagggtgccgcagaaagaatgtagttggtcaagggagccgtggactcaaaaaggttgaaaacctctgccataCATGATAGTGTGAAACATACGGTATATCTAATGCTGGAAACAAGATAAAACTAAATTAGAAGCAAATGCTCTAGCAAGTTCTATGGCTTCTTAATGTTAACAACGTTCAGTTGAAGCACTGAAAGAAAGTTGCTATGCTTCGCCAAAATCGGGTTGCTTCATATATTAGCATTTTGTTTTATAACAGAACTTAAATGTAGGTATTAATGTTGATACTTTCTCAGTTTTTCTGTAAGTTTTTAATTACCATTTAATAATAAAACTATAGTAGAGTGCTGTTTGCCACGACTGTTGTGTGGAAATAAAATTACTGTATTTTGAGTcaattgtgtgtttgtttttaggaATTGAACGATCTGGCACGTGATCCTCCAGCACAGTGTTCAGCAGGGCCTGTTGGAGATGATAGTAAGTACCTATAATTGAGAAAAGGCCTTCAAAAGAGCGCTTCCTCAGGCAGAGAGGAAAACTGACCTGCACACCTGCACCTATACAACTGAGGTTatgtttttaaaatctttaaacAGGCATAGTCAATTTAGAACCAGAATTACATAATCTTCATTTGTTTTTAGGATATACAATTAAACAGTGACTAAATTGATTAAACAAATTTCACACTGGAGACTACCTGCCCAAACTTCTCTAAAGGCTACATGCCCTTTATTTCAACTTAAAACAAATTGGTGATTGtctcactctttttaaaaataacttgtttATTTGACCATATGATAGAATCTTTAATGTTTATCTTGAACAAATTTTTGTTGTTAATTTCTTTATAACTTTTTGTTGCAGGAAATTATCTATGCATTCAATAAACTAAGCTTATAAGTTTGCTTGTAAGGCTGTCTCTCCAGTAAAGTActtaatggaaaataaatatgTGTTTAAATGAAGCATTTAGTGACTAATTTGAACAAAGTTTGATAGGTCTATTACAAGAAGTAAGTTGTGTGTTGTGGTAAAGAGGCAACTCTTGCACCTTCCCAAGTAGTTATCTGTATTAAAATGCTCAGTACGAAAAATGCTTTTCTTCCAAATAGATTGGTGTGAAACATGAAGGGGTGAATAGATCACACATCTACTTCCACTGAACATTTGAGGCCTTGACTGTTGTGGCAGGAGTAATTCTGTACATAGCATGTTTTATTTGGTTTCCTGCATGTTGCCCATACCCTGCTTATGTCACAACATTTGACAAAGTTGAGTGTGTAAGCCAGACAGTAAGCTGAAATACTGACTCCCTAGTAGAGCTAAGAGTGAAATCTTGGTGACAGGGAACTAGTTCTACTGCACCATATTCAAGGCATTCTGTTTGCACTGCAAGTAAGGTCATATCtcgttttccttcctcttccagtgTTCCATTGGCAAGCGACAATAATGGGACCAGTAAGTATCTTTCTAACCTGAAATAGCATTTATAAGCTTAATTTTTAACTTCCTTCTaatagtttttcttttcttttcagaatgaCAGTCCTTATCAGGGTGGGGTGTTCTTCTTGACGATTCACTTCCCAACAGATTATCCCTTCAAACCACCTAAGGTGGGTTTCTTGTTTACATCCTAACAGTGCTGATGTAGTATCTGTTTTAGTAAACAAAAGCTACATGAAGGAATGTCCTTATCTTACAGGTTGCATTTACAACAAGAATTTACCATCCAAATATCAACAGTAATGGCAGTATTTGTCTTGATATTCTACGGTCACAGTGGTCTCCAGCATTAACTATTTCAAAAGGTAAGCACCGAGGCTCTGAGCCTAAATGAATGGTAAGTGATTTGTAATGTTAATGTAAAATGCATTGCATATTTCCCAAGGTGATTTATGATGCATCTCTTTAACTGGCACACACCTTGACTGCCCAGTTCCTTGATTATACCTAATTAAGTATTTAAAGCTATGTATGGTGCATTCTACAAAAGCTTCCTCTGCCCAGCTAGGTTACTGAATTTGAGCTGGCTAGTCTGCCAATACTGAACAAGTTAGGAGGGCCCTGTTTCAAGCATGTACTATGGTTGAGAGGGCGGAGCAGCATCTTCACATGTGTGCAACATTCACCATGTATCACAGATGAAGGAGATACTAGCTGCTTTCTAAGCATAACAAAGGTCAGTGTGGAGTACTGAAGGGATATATAAAATAAGGGGCAAACCAGCACCTGGAGGAAAATTTTGAATCTGAAAATTTTCTGATGCCTCAGGTAGATTGGGATGTGATTTGGCTTGTTTGATTTGTATTTAGTAAGCACAACACACGCACATGAAAATAGGTATTGTGTGTTGGTCATTAGCCTAAATGGTTCTAAAAGAGGTTATTATGTGAATCCATAGTGTAGCTTCCTTACTAGCTAGTTACCAAAACTTATCtccatttttgtttctgtgtttgtttgtaattaagtggtatataaattgttgaaatgaaataaataaacagtcaTCTATAAGCAGCATACAGAAACTCAATACAGTCGTTGTGGTTTAGCACAGTTGCACATAAGCTGAGTCAGAACAGATAATTGTTatgtgagcctccttggggagagtaTTCTACAACTTGAGGGCTATTATTGAAAACATGAAACTAGCTGCAGAGTCAGAATATGCTTTTAGGCGCAACGGCAGTTGCAGTATAACAAGAAAGGGGCATTGAGTAATGAGAGGGACATAGAGCATGCCCAGGCAGCTTTCCCCTTTTACCATGGCTACATGCATCTGATACCTGGAGCCTATGCCCCCCTCCTTTTGCTGATTTTCTTGCTTGATGAGCCTGCACACAAAAACTCCCAATCATCTTGTGGATACGCCACTGCTGTAAATAGCCCGCCAAATTGCCGCAGCCAGTCGtcagcaggccttgccacagcaaccaatcacacaccCAATCACTGCTGCCCATCTCCTGCTGCCTGGTTTTACCGTATATTCCACTGAGTGTGTTTGCAGCCTTTGTAGGTATGTGCTAGGCTTGGAATATTTCAACTGAGTGGTGAGATACAAGTACACTGTATGTCTTTAAAACTGCCATTGAAATCTGATTAAATTAGATGGAGTTAAATTTGAGATTCAGTTCAGATTTCATCCAAACtagttcccccccaaaaaagattatCTGCTCTGCTAGCCTCCCCTtcgagcatagtgctgataacaaaaaggttgtaggtttgatccccataagggacagctgcatattcctgcattgcaggggattggatgaTCCTATGGGTCCCTCCCAATTCTGATCTATGATTATGTTTGATAATCTGGTTCCCACTTCATGTTAGCAGCCCCTGACCTAGGTTTGACCCAGTTTTGTCAGTCAATTTACATTTAAACTAATTGAATAGGTGACACATGATGTGTTCTGTTCAGCGCCTAACACTTGGTGTTAAGTATCTAGATCTTTGGAAGATGCTAGTTTAAAAGCATTTGGAAGGGGGTGAGGCAACAGCAGGTATGTTGCATAGTGGTGACAATGAAGATGGCCCTGTCAGTCACAATTTTAAGTCCCTTTGTGATTAATTATTTTAGTTTAACTAGTGGTACATGTGTGCTGTCACTCCATCCCCAGTAACTGTTCTGTATAGGCACAGAACTGTTCTggccacacacagtttaaaaggtctAAGATTGT from Lacerta agilis isolate rLacAgi1 chromosome 7, rLacAgi1.pri, whole genome shotgun sequence includes the following:
- the UBE2D2 gene encoding ubiquitin-conjugating enzyme E2 D2 isoform X2; amino-acid sequence: MWLQELNDLARDPPAQCSAGPVGDDMFHWQATIMGPNDSPYQGGVFFLTIHFPTDYPFKPPKVAFTTRIYHPNINSNGSICLDILRSQWSPALTISKVLLSICSLLCDPNPDDPLVPEIARIYKTDREKYNRIAREWTQKYAM
- the UBE2D2 gene encoding ubiquitin-conjugating enzyme E2 D2 isoform X1, which translates into the protein MALKRIHKELNDLARDPPAQCSAGPVGDDMFHWQATIMGPNDSPYQGGVFFLTIHFPTDYPFKPPKVAFTTRIYHPNINSNGSICLDILRSQWSPALTISKVLLSICSLLCDPNPDDPLVPEIARIYKTDREKYNRIAREWTQKYAM
- the UBE2D2 gene encoding ubiquitin-conjugating enzyme E2 D2 isoform X3, with the translated sequence MALKRIHKELNDLARDPPAQCSAGPVGDDMFHWQATIMGPNDSPYQGGVFFLTIHFPTDYPFKPPKVAFTTRIYHPNINSNGSICLDILRSQWSPALTISKDDPLVPEIARIYKTDREKYNRIAREWTQKYAM